One part of the Sorangiineae bacterium MSr11954 genome encodes these proteins:
- a CDS encoding uracil-DNA glycosylase — MREAIVGCRACPRLVQWCSKVAHEKRRMYRDWTYWGKPVPGFGDPDARIVLVGLAPAAHGANRTGRMFTGDRSGDFLFAALHRAGLANQPTSVSRDDGLSLSNVFIVATVRCAPPDNQPSPEEIVQCQRFLDEELALLRNRRVLVALGAIGWDATLRHFERQGFAVPRPRPKFGHGARAQIEGAPLLLGSFHVSQQNTQTGRLTANMFDALVADAKRAAGVS; from the coding sequence CTGCGGGAAGCCATCGTCGGATGCCGAGCTTGCCCGCGCCTCGTCCAGTGGTGCTCGAAGGTGGCGCATGAAAAGCGGCGAATGTACCGGGATTGGACCTATTGGGGCAAACCGGTCCCGGGCTTTGGCGATCCCGACGCTCGCATCGTGCTCGTGGGGCTGGCCCCCGCGGCGCATGGGGCCAACCGAACGGGACGGATGTTTACCGGGGACCGCTCGGGCGACTTTCTCTTCGCCGCGCTTCACCGCGCCGGGCTGGCCAACCAGCCCACCAGCGTCTCCCGCGACGACGGCCTTTCGCTCTCGAACGTCTTCATCGTCGCCACCGTGCGGTGCGCGCCGCCCGACAACCAACCCTCGCCCGAGGAGATCGTGCAGTGCCAGCGTTTCCTGGACGAGGAACTGGCGCTCCTTCGAAACCGGAGGGTGCTCGTCGCCCTGGGCGCCATCGGGTGGGATGCCACGCTCCGGCACTTCGAGCGGCAAGGGTTCGCCGTTCCTCGGCCGCGGCCCAAGTTCGGTCATGGCGCACGCGCGCAGATCGAGGGGGCACCTCTGCTCCTGGGAAGCTTCCATGTGAGTCAGCAGAACACCCAGACTGGAAGGCTGACCGCCAACATGTTCGACGCCTTGGTGGCGGATGCGAAACGCGCCGCAGGCGTTTCGTGA
- a CDS encoding DUF3025 domain-containing protein: MPAQPETEQPSSPRTLRARRTDPDATRFDPLFFEKDPLFWPIAAAAAVFRGYLDWPPVEDYARAFRGAPLPISFEPARPKPRRSRRRAAGEPEAAVDLGALYDGRITLTRSVPTRPRSWHDFLNALIWATFPAAKSALHARQYAAMSTHVPASAIRLPNARTRELDALAMLDEGGVIVAAREASGPADARDALIFGHALYEGLVLGGRAMIARYLAISEGLPEGASDGTMFGPGDLGDVDDALAARLADAARPILPESLPRVALQSLRIPSAQLGI; this comes from the coding sequence ATGCCGGCGCAGCCCGAAACCGAGCAACCTTCCTCGCCGAGAACGCTTCGCGCGCGCCGCACCGATCCCGACGCGACCCGCTTCGACCCGCTGTTTTTCGAAAAAGATCCGCTCTTTTGGCCCATCGCCGCCGCGGCGGCCGTCTTTCGCGGCTACCTCGATTGGCCGCCGGTCGAGGACTATGCGCGCGCCTTTCGCGGCGCCCCGTTGCCCATTTCGTTCGAGCCCGCGCGTCCAAAGCCCAGGCGCTCCCGGCGGCGGGCGGCGGGCGAGCCGGAGGCCGCGGTCGACCTTGGGGCGCTGTACGACGGCCGCATCACATTGACCCGCTCCGTGCCCACCCGGCCGCGCTCCTGGCACGACTTTCTGAACGCGCTCATCTGGGCCACCTTTCCCGCCGCCAAATCCGCGCTTCACGCCCGCCAGTACGCCGCCATGTCCACCCACGTGCCCGCGTCGGCCATCCGCCTTCCGAATGCGCGCACCCGCGAGCTCGACGCCCTGGCCATGCTCGACGAAGGCGGCGTGATCGTGGCCGCCCGCGAAGCCTCGGGCCCCGCCGACGCGCGCGATGCGCTCATCTTCGGCCACGCCTTGTACGAGGGCTTGGTGCTCGGCGGCCGCGCCATGATCGCGCGCTACCTGGCGATTTCCGAGGGCCTTCCCGAGGGGGCTTCGGATGGAACGATGTTCGGGCCGGGCGACTTGGGTGACGTGGATGATGCGCTCGCGGCGCGGTTGGCCGATGCCGCGAGGCCCATCCTGCCGGAGTCGCTGCCGCGGGTAGCGCTCCAGTCGCTTCGCATCCCCTCTGCACAGTTGGGGATATAA
- a CDS encoding TerB family tellurite resistance protein, whose protein sequence is MIPWLSNSTISRLRDQLRLRGQRPSLVLPENVTPDIAETLRLLDEYGPLCDAMYMMMSADGAVTNNEREVLTGALRNLSGDTLRSIHIEAMLEAAAKKTAEDGREKRMQDIIATLSEDTTRGEVAFVLAAAIAFADNAIADQENEVLNQFAEGLGIDEDRANELLDSVEEDLRAMGG, encoded by the coding sequence ATGATCCCCTGGCTATCCAACTCCACGATCTCGCGCCTTCGTGATCAACTGCGGTTGCGCGGTCAGAGGCCGTCCTTGGTCCTTCCGGAGAACGTCACGCCGGACATCGCGGAGACCTTGCGCCTGCTCGACGAGTACGGCCCCCTCTGCGACGCCATGTACATGATGATGTCGGCCGATGGCGCCGTGACCAACAACGAGCGCGAGGTGCTCACGGGTGCGCTGCGCAATTTGTCGGGCGACACCCTCCGATCGATTCACATCGAAGCGATGTTGGAGGCGGCGGCCAAGAAAACGGCAGAAGATGGGCGGGAGAAGCGAATGCAGGATATCATCGCCACCCTGTCGGAGGATACGACACGCGGGGAAGTTGCCTTCGTGCTCGCAGCCGCCATAGCCTTCGCCGACAACGCGATTGCCGATCAGGAAAACGAGGTCTTGAACCAATTTGCCGAGGGGCTGGGCATCGACGAAGACCGAGCGAACGAGCTTTTGGATAGTGTGGAAGAGGACTTACGCGCGATGGGTGGTTAG
- a CDS encoding protein kinase, which yields MKADDRPPETVGNFRVIRRLTSGGTSDVLLARPIKPAGDHRPVVLKMLLPQYQDDPAYERMLAKEAEAYGRLHHPFIVQLFEVFAVRDKLVIVLEYVDGLALNRLRAQLQGQGQWLDDRASAYLVWCIFSALSAAHNARDPETGIAAPVIHRDINPSNVLIPWDGRVKIADFSIAKVIGVTGDTKAGITKGTFGYMAPEQVRGEKITERVDIYTATLLLWEQFARRKAIQYSALPEIEVMRAMAYPHLVSLDVLRPDLPETIRRAVATGLEADPAKRELSADDMVAILRDFVSPDEGRRLLQDTLYRLREGEEESTSADRSWAKMTPISSPDASYNGGTPPGSVARGEDSLPAFPLESLESPSEGGATVRPSFEPRDARASDSEVDRETLPTSSFALGALMAPPNEGSDSIPVDTEMRGSASSVSFSELLLPRSAEPMTTKAESTTTTSSVPPPDPHQATLLGGIEVRASGAPVIQEAAAAPPAGPFITQVDEHEAPTSRPPPVEETLVSPAPPGIPTPSSKSVPVSLSGEESPMRIPVPDLMGQTIPTDPLIPPAVGGTSNALAATVPAIPSQLLPQMMADKMKAEQASAENKADVAPASAGGSKPGTMPWQPEAAASPASGPGAEPQKSKVAWWIGGAVALFAVGVGAASLFVRQQEPPSAAPVTQAGSSAEAPGAPGEAPGAPGAPAAAPLPSGAAAAPSEPAKPEAPKAEPAKPEPAKAEPAKPESAKPEPAKPEHAKPEPAKPEPPKAEVKEPAAPAPAKGDDKTGTLVVERGGGHRIFLDGKVVGQGAGSHTVPCGRHTIKVGSDGAPQELTIPCGGTVNAK from the coding sequence TTGAAAGCAGACGATCGTCCCCCCGAGACGGTGGGCAATTTCCGAGTGATCCGGCGCCTCACCAGCGGCGGCACCAGCGACGTGCTGCTCGCGCGTCCCATCAAGCCGGCGGGCGACCATCGCCCGGTCGTGCTCAAGATGCTGCTGCCGCAGTACCAGGACGACCCGGCGTACGAGCGCATGCTCGCCAAGGAGGCGGAGGCCTACGGGCGCCTGCACCACCCGTTCATCGTGCAGCTCTTCGAGGTCTTCGCCGTCCGCGACAAGCTCGTGATCGTGCTCGAGTACGTCGACGGGCTGGCGCTCAACCGCCTGCGCGCGCAGCTGCAAGGGCAGGGGCAATGGCTCGACGACCGCGCCAGCGCCTACCTCGTATGGTGCATTTTTTCAGCGCTATCGGCCGCGCACAACGCGCGCGATCCCGAGACGGGGATCGCGGCGCCGGTGATTCACCGCGACATCAACCCGTCGAACGTGCTCATCCCGTGGGATGGGCGGGTGAAGATCGCCGACTTCAGCATCGCCAAGGTCATTGGCGTGACGGGCGACACCAAGGCCGGCATCACCAAGGGCACCTTCGGCTACATGGCGCCGGAGCAGGTCCGCGGCGAAAAGATCACCGAGCGGGTCGACATTTACACCGCCACCTTGTTGCTTTGGGAGCAGTTCGCGCGCCGCAAAGCCATTCAATATTCCGCGTTGCCCGAAATCGAAGTGATGCGGGCCATGGCCTATCCGCACCTCGTGTCGCTGGACGTGCTGCGCCCCGATCTGCCCGAGACCATCCGCCGCGCGGTGGCCACGGGGCTGGAGGCCGATCCGGCGAAGCGCGAGCTCTCGGCCGACGATATGGTGGCCATTTTGCGCGACTTCGTGTCCCCCGACGAGGGGCGGCGGCTGCTCCAAGACACCCTGTACCGGCTGCGGGAGGGCGAGGAAGAATCGACGTCTGCGGACCGCTCGTGGGCCAAAATGACCCCCATCTCGAGCCCCGACGCATCGTATAACGGTGGCACGCCTCCGGGTTCGGTGGCACGGGGGGAGGACAGCTTGCCCGCATTTCCATTGGAGTCGCTGGAGTCGCCGAGCGAAGGGGGCGCAACCGTCAGGCCGAGCTTCGAGCCGCGCGACGCGCGCGCATCGGACTCGGAGGTCGACCGCGAGACATTGCCCACATCGAGCTTTGCGTTGGGTGCCCTGATGGCGCCGCCCAACGAGGGCTCCGATTCCATCCCCGTCGACACGGAGATGCGGGGCTCGGCGTCGTCCGTCTCGTTCAGCGAGCTGCTGCTTCCGCGCTCGGCGGAGCCCATGACCACGAAGGCCGAGAGCACCACCACGACATCGTCGGTGCCGCCCCCCGATCCGCATCAAGCGACCTTGCTGGGCGGCATCGAGGTGCGGGCGAGCGGCGCTCCGGTGATTCAAGAGGCGGCCGCCGCGCCACCGGCCGGGCCGTTCATTACGCAGGTGGACGAGCACGAGGCGCCGACGTCGCGGCCTCCGCCCGTCGAGGAGACATTGGTGTCGCCGGCGCCTCCGGGCATTCCCACGCCGTCGTCGAAGTCGGTGCCCGTGTCGCTCTCGGGCGAAGAGTCGCCGATGCGGATCCCGGTGCCGGATCTCATGGGGCAGACCATCCCCACGGATCCTCTCATCCCGCCGGCCGTGGGCGGGACGAGCAACGCGCTCGCGGCCACCGTTCCGGCGATTCCGTCGCAGCTGCTTCCGCAGATGATGGCGGACAAGATGAAGGCGGAGCAGGCCAGCGCCGAGAACAAGGCCGATGTGGCCCCCGCGTCGGCGGGCGGCTCCAAGCCCGGCACCATGCCGTGGCAGCCGGAGGCCGCGGCGAGCCCCGCGTCGGGCCCGGGCGCCGAGCCGCAAAAGTCGAAGGTGGCGTGGTGGATCGGCGGCGCCGTGGCGCTGTTTGCTGTGGGGGTGGGCGCCGCGTCGCTGTTCGTTCGGCAGCAAGAGCCGCCGTCGGCCGCACCGGTGACGCAAGCCGGGTCGTCCGCGGAAGCACCTGGCGCGCCCGGCGAGGCACCTGGCGCGCCCGGTGCACCCGCGGCCGCGCCGCTTCCATCGGGGGCCGCGGCGGCTCCTTCCGAGCCGGCGAAGCCCGAGGCGCCCAAGGCGGAGCCGGCCAAGCCGGAGCCGGCAAAGGCGGAACCTGCGAAACCGGAGTCGGCCAAGCCGGAGCCGGCGAAGCCCGAGCATGCCAAGCCGGAGCCGGCGAAACCGGAGCCCCCGAAGGCCGAGGTCAAAGAGCCGGCCGCGCCGGCACCGGCCAAGGGCGACGACAAGACGGGCACCTTGGTGGTGGAACGCGGCGGCGGCCACCGCATTTTCCTCGATGGCAAGGTGGTAGGGCAGGGCGCGGGCAGTCACACCGTGCCGTGCGGCCGTCACACCATCAAAGTGGGGAGCGACGGCGCGCCCCAGGAGCTCACGATCCCGTGCGGGGGCACGGTCAACGCGAAGTGA
- a CDS encoding SGNH/GDSL hydrolase family protein: MAIAPLVGAILLHGGCASSSSGAAANKATDTVADATATNDVAHNVADAAAPQATPGASGAPGTLAANAGGDAGAAVRAEKRIPQTVLHVGDSTVGYYGGLSRALEARFKAEGAHYVHDVWTSASIVTFDHSDKFKKLIARHNPDLILITLGTNDVFIPSPQGFAHHVASIAKRTEGRECYWIGPPTWKKDTGIVEVIRQNAAPCKFFDSSLMKIQRRVDGIHPTDKGGETWAGLFWDFYRGEEAPLTSR, encoded by the coding sequence GTGGCGATCGCTCCCCTCGTTGGCGCCATTCTTCTGCACGGGGGGTGCGCCTCCTCGTCGTCCGGCGCCGCGGCCAACAAGGCGACCGACACAGTCGCCGACGCCACGGCGACGAACGACGTCGCGCACAACGTTGCCGATGCTGCCGCCCCACAGGCCACGCCCGGCGCATCGGGCGCACCCGGTACCTTGGCCGCAAACGCCGGCGGAGACGCGGGGGCGGCGGTACGGGCCGAGAAGCGGATCCCGCAGACGGTGCTGCACGTCGGGGACTCCACCGTCGGCTACTACGGCGGCCTTTCGCGGGCGCTCGAGGCCCGCTTCAAGGCCGAAGGCGCCCACTATGTGCACGATGTGTGGACCAGCGCCTCGATCGTAACGTTCGACCACTCCGACAAGTTCAAGAAGCTGATCGCCCGCCACAACCCGGACTTGATCCTCATCACGTTGGGCACCAACGACGTGTTCATCCCCTCGCCCCAGGGGTTCGCGCACCACGTGGCCAGCATCGCCAAGCGCACCGAGGGGCGCGAGTGCTACTGGATCGGGCCCCCCACCTGGAAGAAGGACACGGGCATCGTCGAGGTGATTCGACAGAACGCGGCGCCGTGCAAATTCTTCGACTCGAGCCTGATGAAGATTCAGCGACGGGTCGATGGCATCCACCCCACCGACAAGGGCGGCGAGACGTGGGCGGGCCTCTTCTGGGACTTTTACCGCGGCGAAGAGGCTCCCCTCACTTCGCGTTGA
- a CDS encoding glycosyltransferase family 4 protein: MEIRVLHVVIAGEVGGAERMLCDLASRPDESGAAHAIALITPNTALAALFERAGLRVCDRGRSRESALAFLWSALGPRDVAWLVEVARAERANIVQLHTFGSQVTGTRAALRLGLPVVRTEHSTRVYDDPSCWPFSRWSLRRAHSAVFVSEHVRRTAMAKDPKMFPRARVIHNGVDTAHFTGAPPPRSGPFTFALVGRLERRKGVDRAIEALRHVPEARLEIVGDGTERTSLESLVREHALEARVRFHGMLDDPRPVLLQAHAALCSSREEGLGIANLEAMSMGRPVVASPVGGVPEIVQEGITGFLAHDRSVPALSLRMHDAVKHRDRMLAIGETARRFVVERCSIESMCRGYGAVYRELVL; the protein is encoded by the coding sequence ATGGAGATACGCGTCCTTCACGTGGTGATCGCAGGGGAAGTCGGCGGCGCCGAGCGCATGCTGTGCGATTTGGCCTCGCGCCCCGACGAGAGCGGCGCCGCGCACGCCATCGCGCTCATCACCCCCAACACCGCCCTCGCCGCCCTCTTCGAGCGCGCGGGGCTCCGCGTGTGCGATCGAGGCCGCTCGCGCGAGAGCGCCCTCGCCTTCCTCTGGAGCGCCCTCGGCCCGCGCGACGTGGCGTGGCTTGTGGAGGTGGCCCGCGCCGAGCGCGCGAACATCGTGCAGCTGCACACCTTTGGCTCGCAGGTCACGGGCACCCGCGCCGCGCTGCGTCTGGGGCTGCCGGTGGTGCGCACCGAGCACTCGACGCGCGTGTACGACGATCCGAGCTGCTGGCCCTTTTCGCGCTGGTCGCTCCGGCGCGCGCACTCGGCGGTGTTCGTGAGCGAGCACGTGCGCCGCACGGCCATGGCCAAAGATCCGAAGATGTTTCCGCGGGCGCGGGTCATCCACAACGGCGTCGACACCGCGCACTTCACGGGCGCGCCCCCGCCCCGCAGCGGCCCGTTCACGTTCGCCTTGGTGGGCCGCCTCGAGCGCCGCAAAGGCGTGGATCGCGCCATCGAAGCCCTGCGCCACGTCCCCGAGGCGCGCCTGGAGATCGTGGGCGATGGCACCGAGCGCACGAGCCTGGAGTCCCTGGTCCGCGAGCACGCCTTGGAGGCCCGCGTGCGCTTCCACGGGATGCTGGACGATCCGCGCCCGGTGTTGCTCCAGGCGCACGCGGCGCTGTGCTCGTCGCGCGAGGAAGGGTTGGGCATCGCCAACCTGGAGGCGATGTCCATGGGCCGCCCGGTGGTCGCATCCCCCGTGGGGGGCGTGCCCGAGATCGTGCAGGAGGGGATCACGGGGTTTCTGGCCCACGATCGAAGCGTGCCCGCGCTGAGCCTGCGGATGCACGACGCCGTCAAACACCGCGACCGGATGCTCGCCATCGGCGAGACCGCGCGGCGGTTCGTGGTGGAGCGATGTTCGATTGAATCGATGTGCCGCGGGTACGGTGCCGTGTACCGGGAGCTCGTCCTTTAA
- a CDS encoding SUMF1/EgtB/PvdO family nonheme iron enzyme, with the protein MQASVGRAMGAAAKARRHSEGRARIAGRVGFALGGREQGQDMAGARPSNGGPSSLLEELLPEEDRPVAGGLCPPDMASIDDRFCVDKYEASLVEVLPNGEERGFSPYSTVDGQTVRAISAPHVVPQAYISGTDAAGACARSGKRLCKPAEWQTACMGPEKTTFGYGATRETRRCNDHGRSAMGALYGFGAPGDRTFWSMDRMNNPMLNQVEGTLAKTADHEGCTNGYGVYDMVGNLHEWVADPAGTFRGGYYLDTQQNGDGCTYKTKAHEIWYHDYSTGFRCCADVAP; encoded by the coding sequence GTGCAGGCAAGTGTCGGTCGCGCGATGGGCGCGGCGGCCAAGGCACGGCGGCACAGTGAGGGGCGGGCGCGCATCGCAGGGCGCGTGGGCTTTGCGCTGGGCGGGCGCGAGCAGGGGCAGGATATGGCGGGGGCGCGGCCGAGCAACGGCGGGCCGTCCTCGCTGCTCGAGGAACTGCTTCCGGAAGAGGACCGGCCGGTCGCCGGTGGGCTTTGCCCGCCCGATATGGCCAGCATCGACGACCGCTTCTGCGTCGATAAGTACGAGGCGTCGCTGGTCGAGGTGCTCCCCAACGGCGAGGAGCGCGGCTTCTCCCCTTACTCCACGGTGGACGGGCAGACCGTTCGGGCCATCAGCGCCCCCCACGTGGTTCCGCAGGCATACATCAGCGGGACGGACGCGGCAGGTGCGTGCGCGCGGTCCGGAAAGCGCCTCTGCAAGCCGGCCGAGTGGCAAACTGCCTGCATGGGGCCTGAAAAAACGACCTTTGGCTATGGCGCCACCCGCGAGACGCGCCGCTGCAACGATCATGGTCGAAGCGCCATGGGTGCGCTCTATGGATTCGGCGCCCCCGGCGACCGCACCTTCTGGTCGATGGACCGCATGAACAACCCCATGCTGAACCAGGTCGAGGGCACCTTGGCGAAGACCGCCGATCACGAAGGGTGCACCAACGGGTACGGCGTCTACGATATGGTGGGTAACCTGCACGAGTGGGTGGCGGACCCAGCTGGAACATTCCGAGGCGGTTACTACCTCGACACGCAACAAAATGGCGATGGCTGCACCTACAAGACCAAGGCGCACGAAATTTGGTACCACGACTACTCGACCGGCTTCCGCTGCTGCGCGGACGTGGCGCCGTAG